A section of the Paenibacillus yonginensis genome encodes:
- a CDS encoding GNAT family N-acetyltransferase — MSSFEVRSLAMSMRCATFQVVGFASVRPVGGFLELEDLFTDPDWMRQGVASALIANITHRGLHIEVSANPLVLGFYESVGFVVRGVADTEGGPVPRMYHGKQLAYDSAAFQQAGIFNKC; from the coding sequence ATGTCATCATTCGAAGTGCGGTCGCTAGCGATGTCAATGCGCTGCGCGACATTTCAGGTCGTCGGCTTCGCGTCGGTACGTCCTGTCGGCGGCTTTCTCGAGCTTGAGGACCTGTTCACTGATCCCGATTGGATGCGCCAAGGCGTTGCGAGCGCACTGATCGCCAACATTACGCATCGCGGCTTACACATAGAGGTGTCCGCCAACCCGCTCGTTTTGGGGTTTTACGAATCGGTGGGTTTCGTCGTCAGGGGTGTCGCTGACACAGAGGGTGGGCCGGTGCCCCGGATGTACCATGGGAAGCAGCTTGCCTACGATAGCGCTGCTTTCCAGCAGGCAGGAATTTTTAATAAGTGCTAA